Proteins from one Blattabacterium cuenoti genomic window:
- a CDS encoding LemA family protein, whose amino-acid sequence MKEKNFIITISSIFILIFIIGLWISSIYNHLVELNENIKTQWGQVENVYQRRADLIPNLINTVKGSANFEKNTLTQIIEARTKATSIHTNTNNLNQNQINKFQKVQENLNDSVSRFLLIVENYPNLSSTKNFYELQNQLEGTENRINIERNRFNDHVNYFNTYRNQFPKIIIANFFDKFQEKGYFQSKIESRKSPVVDFSK is encoded by the coding sequence ATGAAAGAAAAAAATTTTATAATAACGATTTCCTCTATTTTTATTTTAATATTCATAATTGGATTATGGATTTCCAGTATATATAATCACCTAGTAGAGCTAAACGAAAATATTAAAACGCAATGGGGACAAGTAGAAAATGTTTATCAACGAAGAGCGGATTTAATTCCGAATTTAATAAATACAGTAAAAGGATCTGCAAATTTTGAAAAAAATACATTAACACAAATAATAGAAGCCAGAACAAAAGCTACTTCTATTCATACCAATACAAATAACTTAAATCAAAATCAAATCAATAAATTTCAGAAAGTACAAGAAAATTTAAATGACTCTGTTAGCCGATTTCTTCTTATTGTGGAAAATTATCCTAATTTAAGCTCTACAAAAAACTTTTACGAATTACAAAATCAATTAGAGGGAACAGAAAATCGTATTAATATAGAAAGAAATCGATTTAATGATCATGTCAATTATTTTAACACTTATAGAAATCAATTCCCTAAAATTATCATAGCAAATTTTTTTGATAAGTTTCAAGAAAAAGGATATTTCCAATCTAAAATAGAATCCAGAAAATCTCCTGTTGTAGATTTTTCTAAATGA
- a CDS encoding glycerol-3-phosphate dehydrogenase/oxidase: protein MMKGFLNRDRFLNILENVNIWDIIIIGGGATGLGIALDSSSRGYKTLLLEQSDFSKGTSSRSTKLVHGGIRYLSQGNIKLVYEALQERGLLLKNAPHLVKKQKFIIPIFSWKMGILYWTGLKLYECLSGSLSFGKSQFLSKNEIIKNFPELKTNNLKGGILYYDGQFDDARLAINLAQTCVQKGGILLNYFQVKNLIKKVGNRVSGVVAYDLETQKKYSIYSKIVINATGVFSDSISRMDESECPILIKPSQGTHIVLNKSFFSSSNAVVIPKTSDGRILFCVPWYNHVLVGTTDTFLKKSVLEPKPLEEEIDFILQTFNKYFVSPPKKTDILSAFSGLRPLFVSSDSSVSTKTKDISRSHKLMISSSGLISIIGGKWTTYRKMAEETVNKAIEIGKLDKIPSITKNIRIYGSNYSYKNENYHWKKYGEDEYHIKKLIEENPLLETPLIPKYQNATSYYYCTEAEVIWMVRYEMARTVEDVLARRFRLLFLNAKEAINIAPRVAKLMAKELSKDEKWEKSQIAAFKKLAVRYYYPIA from the coding sequence ATGATGAAAGGTTTTTTAAATAGAGATAGGTTTTTGAATATTTTGGAGAATGTCAATATTTGGGATATTATCATTATTGGAGGAGGAGCTACAGGATTAGGCATAGCTTTGGATTCTTCTTCCAGGGGATATAAAACTCTTCTTTTAGAACAATCTGATTTTTCTAAAGGAACTTCAAGTCGTAGTACAAAATTAGTTCACGGAGGAATACGGTATTTATCTCAAGGAAATATAAAATTAGTTTATGAAGCATTACAAGAAAGAGGTCTTTTGTTAAAAAATGCTCCTCATTTAGTGAAAAAGCAAAAATTTATTATTCCAATTTTCAGTTGGAAAATGGGAATTTTATATTGGACTGGATTAAAACTATATGAATGTTTATCTGGATCATTAAGTTTTGGAAAGTCTCAATTTTTATCAAAAAATGAAATAATTAAAAATTTTCCTGAATTAAAAACAAATAATTTAAAAGGAGGAATTTTATATTATGATGGTCAATTTGATGATGCTCGTTTAGCTATTAATCTAGCACAAACTTGTGTTCAAAAGGGTGGAATTCTTCTAAATTATTTTCAAGTCAAAAATCTTATAAAAAAGGTTGGTAATAGAGTATCTGGAGTTGTCGCTTATGATCTTGAAACTCAAAAAAAGTATTCTATTTATTCAAAAATAGTTATAAATGCTACTGGAGTTTTTTCTGATTCTATTTCTAGAATGGATGAGTCAGAATGCCCTATTTTAATAAAACCTAGTCAAGGAACTCATATTGTATTAAATAAATCTTTTTTTAGCAGTTCAAATGCAGTAGTTATTCCAAAAACTTCGGATGGAAGAATATTATTTTGTGTTCCATGGTACAATCATGTGTTAGTAGGGACTACAGATACTTTTTTAAAAAAAAGTGTTCTTGAACCGAAGCCTTTAGAAGAGGAAATAGATTTTATTTTGCAAACTTTTAACAAATATTTTGTTTCACCACCAAAAAAAACTGATATTCTCAGCGCTTTTTCTGGATTACGTCCTCTTTTTGTTTCTAGTGATTCTTCTGTTTCTACTAAAACAAAAGATATTTCTAGATCACATAAACTTATGATTAGTTCATCCGGATTAATAAGCATTATAGGTGGAAAATGGACTACGTATAGAAAAATGGCAGAAGAAACTGTTAATAAAGCTATTGAAATAGGAAAATTAGATAAAATACCTTCTATTACAAAAAATATTAGAATTTATGGATCAAATTATTCATATAAAAACGAAAATTATCATTGGAAAAAATATGGAGAGGATGAATATCATATAAAAAAATTAATTGAGGAAAATCCATTATTAGAAACACCCTTGATCCCAAAATATCAGAATGCTACTTCTTATTATTATTGTACGGAAGCAGAAGTTATATGGATGGTTCGTTATGAAATGGCTAGAACAGTGGAAGATGTTTTGGCAAGAAGGTTTCGTTTATTGTTTTTGAATGCGAAGGAAGCAATAAATATAGCGCCAAGAGTAGCAAAGTTAATGGCTAAAGAACTATCTAAAGATGAAAAATGGGAAAAATCACAAATAGCTGCTTTCAAAAAGTTAGCTGTTCGGTACTATTATCCGATTGCTTGA
- the ffh gene encoding signal recognition particle protein, with protein MFENLQNKFHKALQFLKGNDTITEINIASSMKEIGRALIDADVNYKIAKEFIQKVKKKSLGEKVLTSLSPKELIIKIVYDELVKLMGGKSVDINLSKETSIIVICGLQGSGKTSFSSKLAFFLKKKNKRPLLVAADIHRPAAIDQLKFLAGEVNIPVFSLKKSKNIIEIIDKSIIVASQTNRNVIIIDTAGRLAIDKVMMEEIEIINLHSNPDEILFVVDAMTGQDAVNTTKSFSEILNFDGIVMTKLDGNSRGGSAITMSSIVGKPIKFISNGEKIEDIEIFHPDRIANRILGMGDIVSLVEKVQEKFDEKKTKKIYQKISKNRFNFNDLLEQIQQIKKIGNIKNIVSMIPGLNRYFSFFHNGDKDSFKRIESIIYSMTPNERENPKLFTDLKRRKRISKGSGVTLNHIDIFFKKFYDINKIMKKINDNSGQKIIKDFMYKMMNKK; from the coding sequence ATGTTCGAAAATTTACAAAATAAATTTCACAAAGCTCTTCAATTTTTGAAGGGAAATGATACAATTACAGAAATTAATATTGCATCTTCTATGAAAGAAATTGGAAGAGCCCTTATTGATGCAGATGTAAATTATAAAATTGCTAAAGAATTTATTCAAAAAGTTAAAAAAAAATCTCTTGGAGAAAAAGTACTGACTTCATTAAGTCCAAAAGAACTTATTATAAAAATAGTATATGATGAGTTGGTAAAACTTATGGGCGGAAAAAGTGTAGATATAAATCTTTCTAAAGAGACTTCTATTATTGTAATCTGTGGATTACAGGGAAGTGGAAAAACTTCTTTTTCTTCTAAACTTGCTTTTTTTTTAAAAAAAAAGAATAAACGTCCTTTATTAGTAGCTGCAGATATTCATAGACCTGCAGCTATAGACCAATTGAAATTTCTTGCAGGAGAAGTAAATATTCCTGTTTTTTCTTTAAAAAAAAGTAAAAATATTATAGAAATAATAGATAAATCTATTATTGTTGCTTCTCAAACGAATAGAAATGTAATTATCATTGATACAGCTGGTAGATTAGCTATTGATAAGGTCATGATGGAAGAAATCGAAATAATTAATCTACATTCAAATCCAGATGAAATTTTATTTGTTGTAGATGCAATGACTGGACAAGATGCTGTGAATACTACTAAATCTTTTTCAGAAATATTGAATTTTGATGGAATTGTAATGACTAAATTAGATGGAAATAGTAGAGGTGGATCTGCTATAACTATGTCTAGCATAGTGGGAAAACCTATTAAATTTATTAGCAATGGTGAAAAAATAGAAGATATAGAAATTTTTCATCCAGATAGAATAGCTAATAGGATTTTAGGTATGGGAGATATAGTTTCTTTAGTAGAAAAAGTACAGGAAAAATTTGACGAAAAAAAAACTAAAAAAATTTATCAAAAAATTTCAAAAAATCGTTTTAATTTTAATGATTTATTGGAACAAATTCAACAAATCAAGAAAATAGGAAATATAAAAAATATTGTTTCTATGATTCCTGGACTTAATAGATATTTTTCATTTTTTCATAATGGAGATAAAGATTCTTTTAAAAGAATAGAGTCAATTATTTATTCTATGACTCCTAATGAAAGAGAAAACCCGAAATTATTTACTGATCTTAAAAGAAGAAAAAGAATATCTAAAGGATCTGGAGTTACGTTAAATCACATAGATATTTTCTTCAAAAAATTTTACGATATAAACAAGATAATGAAGAAAATTAATGATAATTCAGGACAAAAAATCATAAAAGATTTTATGTATAAAATGATGAATAAAAAATAA
- a CDS encoding alpha-ketoacid dehydrogenase subunit alpha/beta has product MNCNNKNNTNDEEENSFDSFRQIVLNDYRLARISRETSLLGRKEVLNGRAKFGIFGDGKEIPQLAMAKVFKNGDFRSGYYRDQTFMMAIGVLTVKNFFSQLYAHSDLESEPVSSGRMMTSHFGTRIINNDGTWKNIVQKKNSIADISSTASQMPRLLGLAQASKIYKKLKNLRETHKMFSNNGNEVAFGTIGNASISEGLFWETLNAASVLQIPIILSIWDDEYGISVPNKYQFSKKNISDLLSGFHRNKKEKGIEIIRVNGYDYMNLTQTYVHADKIARYEHVPVIIHVTNLTQPQGHSTSSSHERYKSKERLEWEINNDGIKKFRNWILNFKFNKKNNLQSLTDVYYLDQIDVEAKKYVKNEQEKAWKSFQSPILKIKNEVVRILHKMQNSSSLTKNKKWINKCIKKHIQELNDTQKNFSTKKSIFRIARKILYLLSKVELNSKYCLIEWVKNKYNQEQENYSSHLYSISDKSSFKITEIFPIYKNSNFEVDGRIVLRENFDKLLELYPDLLIFGEDVGKIGDVNQGLEGLQKKYGKTRIFDTGIRESTIIGQGIGLAMRGLRPIVEIQYIDYILYALQIMSDDLATLQYRTKGGQKSPVIIRTRGHRLEGIWHSGSPMGGIINYLRGILVLVPRNMVKAAGFYNTLLSGDDPALVIECLNGYRIKEKLPENLGFFKTPIGIVEITRKGKDITIVTYGSTWRIVNEAAEELSKINIDSEIIDVQSLIPFDLRKNIVKSLQKTNRLLIIDEDVPGGASAYILQKILEEQNGYYYLDSPPVTITAKEHRPPYGSDGDYFSKPSVENIVEKVLEIMYDT; this is encoded by the coding sequence ATGAATTGCAACAATAAAAATAATACTAACGATGAAGAAGAAAATTCTTTTGATTCATTTAGACAAATAGTTCTGAATGATTATAGATTAGCTCGAATTAGTAGAGAAACTAGTCTTTTAGGAAGAAAAGAAGTTTTAAATGGAAGAGCTAAGTTTGGAATATTTGGGGATGGAAAAGAAATTCCTCAATTAGCTATGGCAAAAGTTTTTAAAAATGGAGATTTTAGATCTGGATATTATAGAGATCAAACATTTATGATGGCTATTGGTGTTTTAACTGTAAAAAATTTTTTTTCCCAATTATATGCACATTCAGATTTGGAATCTGAACCTGTTTCATCTGGAAGAATGATGACATCACATTTTGGAACTCGTATTATCAATAATGATGGAACTTGGAAAAATATTGTGCAAAAAAAAAATTCTATTGCAGATATTTCTTCTACAGCATCTCAAATGCCTAGATTATTAGGATTAGCTCAGGCTTCTAAAATTTATAAAAAATTAAAAAATTTAAGAGAAACACATAAAATGTTTTCTAATAATGGAAACGAAGTTGCATTTGGAACTATTGGAAATGCTAGTATTTCGGAAGGATTATTTTGGGAAACATTGAATGCAGCTTCAGTCTTACAAATTCCTATCATTTTATCTATTTGGGACGATGAATATGGAATTTCTGTTCCTAATAAATACCAATTCTCTAAAAAAAATATTAGTGACCTTTTGTCTGGATTTCATAGAAATAAAAAAGAGAAAGGAATAGAAATTATTCGCGTAAATGGATACGATTATATGAATCTTACACAAACATATGTTCATGCAGATAAAATTGCTCGTTATGAGCATGTTCCAGTTATTATTCATGTCACAAATTTAACTCAACCACAAGGACATTCCACATCTTCCTCTCATGAAAGATATAAATCAAAAGAACGTTTAGAGTGGGAAATAAACAACGATGGTATCAAAAAATTTAGAAATTGGATTTTAAATTTTAAGTTCAACAAAAAAAATAACTTACAAAGTTTAACAGACGTTTATTATTTAGATCAAATAGATGTAGAAGCCAAAAAATACGTAAAAAATGAACAAGAAAAAGCTTGGAAATCCTTTCAATCTCCAATTCTTAAAATTAAGAATGAAGTTGTAAGAATTTTGCATAAAATGCAAAATTCTTCTTCTTTAACTAAGAATAAAAAATGGATTAACAAATGTATCAAAAAACATATTCAAGAATTAAATGATACACAAAAAAATTTTTCAACAAAAAAATCAATATTTCGTATTGCTCGAAAAATTTTATATCTACTATCTAAAGTAGAATTAAATTCAAAGTATTGTTTGATAGAATGGGTCAAAAATAAGTATAATCAAGAACAAGAAAATTATTCTTCTCATTTATATAGTATTTCCGATAAATCTTCTTTCAAGATAACAGAAATTTTTCCAATATATAAAAATAGTAATTTTGAAGTAGACGGAAGAATTGTATTAAGAGAAAATTTTGATAAATTATTAGAGTTATATCCTGATCTTTTAATATTTGGAGAAGATGTCGGAAAAATAGGAGATGTAAATCAAGGATTAGAGGGATTACAAAAAAAATACGGAAAAACTCGAATTTTTGATACTGGAATACGTGAATCTACTATTATTGGACAGGGAATTGGTCTAGCTATGCGTGGACTTAGACCTATAGTTGAAATTCAATATATAGACTATATTTTATATGCATTACAAATAATGAGTGATGATCTTGCTACCTTACAATACAGAACAAAAGGAGGTCAAAAATCTCCTGTCATTATTCGTACTAGAGGACATAGACTAGAAGGTATATGGCACTCAGGATCTCCTATGGGAGGTATTATTAATTATTTAAGAGGAATTCTTGTTTTAGTCCCAAGAAATATGGTAAAAGCTGCTGGATTCTATAACACTTTATTATCTGGAGATGATCCTGCTTTAGTTATTGAATGTTTAAATGGATATAGGATAAAAGAAAAACTACCGGAAAATTTAGGTTTTTTTAAAACTCCTATTGGAATCGTAGAAATTACAAGAAAAGGAAAAGATATAACTATAGTTACTTACGGTTCTACTTGGAGGATTGTAAATGAAGCAGCAGAAGAATTATCTAAGATTAATATAGATTCAGAAATAATTGACGTTCAATCCTTAATTCCTTTTGATTTACGAAAAAATATTGTTAAAAGTTTACAAAAAACAAATAGACTATTAATTATAGATGAAGATGTTCCAGGTGGAGCTTCCGCTTATATTTTACAAAAAATATTAGAAGAACAAAATGGATATTATTACTTAGATAGTCCTCCTGTTACAATTACTGCGAAAGAACATCGTCCTCCCTATGGATCAGATGGTGATTATTTTTCAAAACCTTCTGTTGAAAATATTGTAGAAAAAGTGTTAGAGATAATGTATGATACTTAA
- a CDS encoding branched-chain amino acid aminotransferase codes for MIIEKIFQSRIEKMDFNNISFGNQYSDHMFCSEYKNGEWINSIIKPFGNIMFSPVSPVFHYGQAVFEGMKAYKDKNEEVFLFRPKENFTRINRSAARLEMPSIPKDIFMNGLIKLIDIDRNWIPKNYGQSLYIRPFLIATNGVLSAKPSQDYMFIIISTPADSYYKHPLKIKIEEKYSRSSAGGIGFTKAAGNYASSFYPTRLANEEGFDQILWTDSSTHTMIEELGTMNVFFWLNNKLVTPKLNDNILSGITCKSILSLAKEEGIHVEERDLSVSEIINGLEKEKLKESFGCGTAAVINYFKMISYKGRNFLLPNISEKERISLRLKKRLLDIQHNLSKDPFGWRVQLKKYL; via the coding sequence ATGATAATAGAAAAAATCTTTCAATCAAGAATTGAAAAAATGGATTTTAACAATATTTCCTTTGGGAATCAGTATTCAGACCATATGTTTTGTTCTGAATACAAAAATGGAGAATGGATAAATTCTATTATTAAGCCTTTTGGAAATATCATGTTTTCTCCTGTATCTCCTGTTTTCCATTATGGACAAGCTGTTTTTGAAGGTATGAAAGCTTATAAAGATAAAAACGAAGAAGTTTTTTTATTCCGTCCAAAAGAAAATTTTACAAGAATAAATAGATCTGCTGCTCGTTTAGAAATGCCTTCTATCCCAAAAGATATTTTTATGAATGGACTTATAAAATTAATAGATATAGACAGGAATTGGATTCCTAAAAACTATGGACAATCTTTATATATTCGTCCTTTTTTAATTGCTACAAATGGAGTTTTATCGGCAAAACCTTCTCAAGATTATATGTTTATAATAATATCTACTCCTGCAGATTCCTATTACAAACATCCTTTGAAAATTAAAATAGAAGAAAAATATAGTCGTTCTTCAGCAGGTGGAATTGGATTTACTAAAGCTGCTGGAAATTATGCTTCTTCTTTTTATCCTACTAGACTAGCAAATGAAGAAGGATTTGATCAAATATTGTGGACAGATTCTTCTACTCATACAATGATAGAAGAATTAGGGACTATGAATGTTTTTTTTTGGTTAAATAATAAACTTGTAACTCCAAAATTGAATGATAACATTTTAAGTGGAATTACTTGTAAAAGCATTCTTTCTTTAGCGAAAGAAGAAGGAATTCACGTAGAAGAAAGAGATTTAAGTGTCTCAGAAATTATAAATGGATTAGAAAAAGAAAAGTTAAAAGAATCTTTTGGATGTGGAACTGCAGCTGTCATAAATTATTTTAAAATGATCAGTTATAAAGGTCGTAATTTTTTATTACCAAATATTTCTGAAAAAGAACGAATATCTCTTCGTTTGAAAAAAAGATTATTGGATATACAACATAATTTATCAAAAGATCCTTTTGGATGGAGAGTTCAACTAAAAAAATATTTATAA
- the argS gene encoding arginine--tRNA ligase, which produces MNDHFQSIEEITKESIFVLYKLEYCPELDFQYTKKEYPGDLTFILFSLSKKLRKPAEDIGKNIGTYVQNQLKGLIRFSIIEGFLNFIFEDGYYIFLLKRMLNTNFYHLKLPSKKIMIEYSSPNTNKPLHLGHVRNILIGSSIAEILKMVGHQIIKIQIINDRGIHICKSMVAWKKFGKGETPDDVNMKGDHFVGKYYSLFDKIYREELSKVPKEKNSSILNEARELLNKWENGDLITRKIWERMNRWVYNGFEETYRKLEINFDKIEYESNVYKTGKEIIKKGLKKGIFFQKKDLSVWIDLTKEGFDKKLLLRSDQTSVYITQDIGTAVERFKKYNIDKLIYIVGKEQDYHFQILFKILKCLGYSWVNKLSHFSYEMVYLPSGRMKSREGNIIDADSLFLKMYSIAKKNFLNKYSKLKEKKEQDSSAKIIGLGAMKYYFLKVDPKKKIVFYPEKSIDFKGKTGTYIQYTYSRIRSLERKFFNLCSLLNDYWSNIKFDVYEKNMIKILQKYPLILKKSSKSLNPSLIANYVFEVSKTFNLLYQKKRLIDPLNLVQSNICMNIIHVTGNVLKSGMNLLGIKMLDRM; this is translated from the coding sequence ATGAATGATCATTTTCAATCTATAGAGGAAATAACAAAAGAATCTATATTTGTTTTGTATAAATTAGAATATTGTCCTGAATTAGATTTTCAATATACGAAAAAAGAATATCCAGGAGATCTTACTTTTATTTTATTTTCCTTATCTAAAAAATTAAGAAAACCTGCAGAAGATATAGGGAAAAATATAGGAACATATGTTCAAAATCAATTAAAAGGATTAATTCGATTTTCTATTATTGAAGGTTTTTTAAATTTTATTTTCGAAGATGGTTATTATATTTTTCTTTTAAAAAGAATGTTAAATACAAATTTTTATCATTTAAAATTACCATCTAAAAAAATTATGATCGAATATTCATCTCCTAATACTAATAAACCTCTTCATTTAGGACATGTTAGAAATATCTTAATTGGATCTTCTATAGCTGAAATATTAAAAATGGTTGGACATCAAATAATAAAAATTCAAATTATTAATGATAGAGGTATTCATATATGTAAATCAATGGTAGCATGGAAAAAATTTGGGAAAGGAGAAACACCAGATGATGTTAATATGAAAGGAGATCATTTTGTCGGAAAATATTACAGTTTGTTTGATAAAATCTATCGTGAAGAACTTTCAAAAGTTCCCAAAGAAAAAAATTCTTCTATTTTAAACGAAGCTAGAGAATTATTAAATAAATGGGAAAATGGAGATTTAATAACTAGAAAAATTTGGGAAAGAATGAACCGTTGGGTTTACAATGGATTTGAGGAAACTTATCGAAAGTTGGAAATAAATTTTGATAAAATAGAATACGAAAGTAATGTGTATAAAACTGGAAAAGAAATTATTAAAAAAGGTCTTAAAAAAGGAATTTTCTTTCAGAAAAAAGACTTATCTGTTTGGATTGATTTAACTAAAGAAGGTTTTGATAAGAAACTTTTGTTACGATCCGATCAAACTTCAGTATATATAACTCAGGATATTGGAACTGCAGTAGAACGTTTTAAGAAATATAACATAGATAAGTTAATCTACATTGTTGGAAAAGAACAAGATTATCATTTTCAGATTCTTTTCAAAATATTAAAATGTTTGGGATATTCATGGGTAAATAAATTATCCCATTTTTCTTATGAAATGGTATATTTACCAAGTGGTAGAATGAAATCTAGAGAAGGAAATATAATAGATGCAGATAGCCTATTTTTAAAAATGTATTCTATCGCAAAAAAAAATTTTTTAAATAAATATTCAAAATTAAAAGAAAAAAAAGAACAAGATAGTTCCGCTAAAATTATAGGATTAGGAGCTATGAAATATTATTTTCTTAAAGTAGATCCGAAAAAAAAAATCGTATTCTATCCTGAAAAATCTATAGATTTTAAAGGAAAAACAGGAACATATATTCAGTATACTTATTCAAGAATTCGTTCTTTAGAACGTAAATTTTTCAATTTATGTTCATTGTTAAATGATTATTGGTCAAATATAAAATTTGATGTGTATGAGAAAAATATGATTAAAATTCTTCAAAAATATCCATTAATATTAAAAAAATCATCAAAAAGTTTAAATCCTTCGTTGATAGCAAATTATGTTTTTGAAGTATCCAAAACTTTCAATCTTCTTTATCAAAAGAAAAGACTGATAGATCCTCTAAATCTTGTTCAGAGTAATATTTGTATGAATATTATCCATGTTACAGGAAATGTGTTAAAATCTGGAATGAATTTATTAGGTATCAAAATGCTGGATCGTATGTAA
- the ndk gene encoding nucleoside-diphosphate kinase, producing the protein MFSFKKNYNLFGKITLSIIKPDAVEKGYSISILSKIIDAGFHIIALKMMELSKKSAFIFYEEHKEKYFFDSLIEFMSSGPIISSILKKENAVKDFRILIGDTNPINAKKGTIRNLYATSLEKNAIHGSDSNKNAFKECQFFFPIEKFYYK; encoded by the coding sequence ATGTTTTCTTTCAAAAAAAATTATAATTTGTTTGGAAAAATAACTCTTTCTATTATAAAACCGGATGCAGTTGAAAAAGGATATAGTATATCTATTTTATCTAAAATAATTGATGCAGGATTTCATATTATCGCTCTTAAAATGATGGAACTTTCTAAAAAATCTGCCTTCATATTTTATGAAGAACATAAAGAAAAATATTTTTTTGATTCTTTAATAGAATTTATGTCTTCTGGACCAATTATATCTAGTATCTTAAAAAAAGAAAATGCTGTAAAAGATTTTAGGATTTTAATAGGAGATACAAACCCAATAAATGCTAAAAAAGGAACTATACGAAATCTATATGCTACTTCTTTAGAAAAGAATGCTATACATGGATCAGATAGCAATAAAAATGCATTTAAAGAATGTCAATTTTTTTTTCCAATAGAAAAATTTTATTACAAATGA
- a CDS encoding TPM domain-containing protein, producing MRKIIQIIIIISFYINLVQGQFYLPDAPKKIYPVQDYAGVLSKIQIEKLNQKLVLYSKKTSTEILISIIQDLHGEDPNFLAAKWGERWKIGKFHKNNGIVILLSINDKKISIQNGYGLEPYLTDFLTKKIIKEINPMLKNHLYYQAIDFCTKKIFKTIDNKNYQKKKKKKVFYGWNFFICMSFLFFVSFLLYRKRIIDFPLLNTLFLTNFLFKNNNSNNHENDDNFDGFGGGGHFGGGGSSGTW from the coding sequence ATGAGAAAAATTATTCAAATAATCATTATAATTTCTTTTTATATAAACCTAGTACAAGGACAATTTTATTTACCTGATGCTCCTAAAAAAATATACCCTGTTCAAGATTACGCCGGTGTACTATCCAAAATACAGATAGAAAAATTGAATCAAAAACTTGTTTTATACTCTAAAAAAACATCAACAGAAATTTTAATTTCTATTATTCAGGATCTTCACGGAGAAGATCCAAATTTTCTAGCTGCAAAATGGGGAGAAAGATGGAAAATTGGAAAATTTCATAAAAATAATGGAATAGTTATATTATTGTCTATAAATGATAAAAAAATATCTATCCAAAATGGATACGGATTAGAACCCTATCTAACTGATTTTTTGACTAAAAAAATTATAAAAGAAATAAATCCTATGTTAAAAAATCATTTATATTATCAAGCTATAGATTTTTGCACTAAAAAAATATTTAAAACTATTGATAATAAAAATTATCAAAAAAAGAAAAAAAAGAAAGTTTTTTATGGATGGAATTTTTTTATTTGCATGAGTTTTTTATTTTTTGTGTCCTTTCTTCTTTACAGAAAAAGAATAATAGATTTTCCATTATTAAATACTTTATTTTTGACAAATTTTTTATTTAAAAATAATAATTCTAATAACCATGAAAATGATGATAATTTTGATGGATTTGGGGGGGGGGGACATTTTGGAGGAGGAGGAAGTAGTGGTACTTGGTAA